A portion of the Oxynema aestuarii AP17 genome contains these proteins:
- a CDS encoding CAAD domain-containing protein, producing the protein MTILSDLPEYVTAFVKDYQKPLVTVGLILAILVSLRVLVAVLDVLNGIPLVQPTFEIVGLSYSIWFVYRYLLSASTRSELSSQLEQLKQQVAGDKTPKN; encoded by the coding sequence GTGACAATTTTGTCCGATCTTCCCGAATACGTGACGGCTTTTGTCAAAGACTATCAAAAACCGCTCGTTACCGTCGGGTTAATTTTAGCGATTTTGGTCTCCCTCAGAGTGTTAGTGGCGGTACTCGATGTCCTCAACGGCATTCCTTTAGTACAGCCGACCTTTGAGATCGTGGGTTTGAGTTATTCCATTTGGTTTGTCTATCGTTATTTGCTCAGCGCGTCCACGCGCAGCGAGTTATCGAGCCAACTCGAACAACTCAAACAACAAGTCGCTGGCGACAAAACTCCCAAAAACTAA
- the mutS gene encoding DNA mismatch repair protein MutS has protein sequence MSAYSSASTPSDAAPLRTNLAEIRNADYREIDREQLSEMYRHYVEVKDRYPHAILLYRVGDFFETFFQDAITVARELELVLTSKQGGKIGRVPMTGVPHHALDRYAMQLMEKGYAIAVCDQVEDAAEAKGLVRREVTRVITPGTLLEEEMLPSRRNNFLAAVVVAKHHWGLAYTDISTGEFFTTQAQGIEHLAQELDRLQPSEVLIPTNAPDLTGTLLRPGEGSPHLPEGLPPSFCYSLRSNTVFLSSEARSRILIQFNLRSLEGLGCEHLPLAVRAAGGLLEYLEDTQKENSIPLQPVRTYTISDFLTIDRQTRSNLEIVQTVRDGTFHGSLLWALDKTVTAMGSRTLRRWLLQPLLQCKGIEARQDTIQELVENATLRESLQQQLRQIYDLERLTGRAGSGTANARDLVSLADSLGQLPQLAQLGAQGRSRYLKAVETVNPDLEQLGRQLRQYLVENPPLHLTEGGLIRSGVDTVLDEMKAQVEADQQWIANLEVTERERTGIANLKVGYNKTFGYYISIARSKSDRAPEDYVRRQTLTNEERYITPELKERESRILTARDDLNRREYELFTGLRSQVANFAEPIRKVARAVAALDVLCALAKIASERNYCRPQMVNGREIAIVDGRHPVVEVSINEGFFVPNSTRLGRSESSPSPDLIILTGPNASGKSCYLRQVGLIQLMAQTGSFVPATSARLGICDRIFTRVGAVDDLATGQSTFMVEMNETANILNHATSKSLVLLDEIGRGTATFDGLSIAWSVAEYLATEIQARTIFATHYHELNELASLLSNVANYQVTVKELPDRIIFLHQVQPGGADRSYGIEAGRLAGLPDVVIRRARQVMGQIEKHSKIAVGLRKGARHLDKQTVESEPVEQLDLLDF, from the coding sequence ATGAGTGCATATTCCTCCGCATCTACCCCGAGCGATGCTGCTCCCTTGCGAACGAACCTCGCAGAAATTCGCAACGCCGATTATCGAGAGATCGACCGGGAACAGCTTTCGGAGATGTATCGGCATTACGTAGAGGTCAAAGACCGATATCCTCACGCCATTTTGCTCTATCGGGTCGGCGATTTTTTTGAAACCTTCTTTCAAGACGCGATTACGGTGGCGCGGGAACTCGAACTGGTGCTGACGAGCAAACAAGGGGGAAAAATCGGGCGGGTTCCGATGACCGGAGTGCCGCATCATGCCTTGGACCGTTATGCCATGCAATTAATGGAGAAAGGGTATGCGATCGCCGTTTGCGATCAAGTCGAAGATGCGGCAGAAGCCAAAGGCTTAGTCCGTCGGGAAGTCACCCGGGTGATCACCCCCGGAACCTTGCTCGAAGAAGAGATGTTGCCCTCCCGACGCAATAACTTTTTAGCGGCGGTGGTCGTCGCCAAACATCACTGGGGACTGGCCTATACCGACATTTCTACCGGGGAATTTTTCACTACCCAAGCGCAAGGAATCGAACACCTCGCCCAAGAATTAGACCGACTGCAACCTTCCGAAGTCCTGATTCCGACGAACGCGCCGGACTTGACCGGAACCTTGCTCAGACCGGGGGAAGGGTCGCCCCATTTACCCGAAGGGTTGCCCCCCTCATTTTGTTATTCCTTGCGATCGAATACAGTATTTTTAAGCTCGGAGGCCCGATCGCGCATTCTGATCCAATTCAACCTGCGATCGCTCGAAGGCTTGGGCTGCGAACACTTACCCCTCGCCGTGCGCGCTGCGGGAGGCTTGCTCGAATATCTCGAAGATACCCAAAAAGAAAATTCGATTCCCCTCCAACCCGTTCGCACCTACACGATTAGCGACTTTTTAACCATCGACCGCCAAACCCGCTCCAACTTGGAAATCGTGCAGACGGTTCGCGACGGGACGTTTCACGGTTCCCTACTCTGGGCCTTGGATAAAACCGTCACCGCCATGGGAAGCCGAACCCTGCGGCGGTGGTTGCTGCAACCGCTCTTACAATGCAAAGGGATCGAAGCGCGTCAAGACACCATTCAAGAGTTAGTCGAGAATGCGACCTTGCGCGAGAGTCTCCAACAGCAATTACGCCAAATTTACGACCTCGAACGGCTCACGGGTCGCGCCGGGTCCGGGACCGCCAACGCTCGCGATTTAGTCTCCCTGGCGGATTCGTTGGGGCAACTGCCGCAATTGGCGCAACTCGGGGCGCAAGGTCGTTCCCGCTATTTAAAAGCGGTGGAAACCGTCAATCCGGATTTAGAACAACTCGGACGACAGTTACGCCAGTATTTAGTCGAAAATCCACCCTTGCATTTAACCGAAGGGGGCTTAATTCGTTCGGGGGTGGATACGGTGCTCGACGAAATGAAAGCGCAAGTCGAGGCGGACCAGCAGTGGATTGCCAATTTGGAAGTGACGGAACGGGAACGCACGGGGATTGCTAATTTAAAGGTCGGTTATAACAAGACTTTTGGCTATTACATCAGCATCGCGCGCTCGAAAAGCGATCGCGCGCCGGAAGATTACGTCCGTCGTCAAACATTAACGAACGAGGAGCGTTACATCACCCCGGAGTTGAAAGAGCGCGAATCGCGGATTTTAACGGCTCGCGACGACCTCAACCGCCGGGAATACGAACTTTTTACCGGATTGCGATCGCAGGTGGCCAATTTTGCCGAACCGATTCGTAAAGTCGCCCGCGCCGTCGCCGCCCTTGACGTGTTGTGCGCTTTGGCGAAAATTGCCAGCGAACGCAATTACTGCCGTCCGCAAATGGTGAACGGACGGGAAATCGCGATCGTGGACGGACGCCATCCGGTGGTTGAAGTATCGATTAACGAGGGTTTTTTCGTTCCCAATTCGACGCGCTTGGGACGGTCGGAAAGCTCGCCGAGTCCGGATTTAATCATTCTCACCGGACCGAATGCCAGTGGCAAAAGTTGTTATTTGCGCCAGGTCGGCTTGATTCAACTGATGGCGCAGACGGGGAGTTTCGTCCCGGCGACTTCGGCGCGGTTGGGGATTTGCGATCGCATTTTTACTCGCGTCGGTGCGGTAGACGATTTAGCCACGGGTCAATCGACGTTTATGGTCGAAATGAATGAAACAGCGAATATTCTCAATCACGCGACCTCAAAATCCCTCGTTCTTTTAGATGAAATCGGACGCGGGACGGCGACGTTTGACGGACTTTCGATCGCCTGGTCCGTTGCGGAATATTTAGCCACGGAAATTCAAGCGCGGACGATTTTCGCCACCCACTATCACGAACTCAACGAACTGGCGTCCCTTCTTTCTAATGTGGCAAACTATCAAGTAACGGTGAAAGAATTACCCGATCGCATTATCTTTTTACATCAGGTTCAGCCGGGAGGCGCGGACCGTTCTTATGGCATCGAAGCGGGTCGTCTGGCGGGATTGCCGGATGTAGTGATTCGACGAGCACGCCAGGTGATGGGACAAATTGAAAAACACAGTAAAATAGCGGTCGGATTGCGAAAGGGAGCGCGTCATTTAGACAAGCAAACTGTGGAATCGGAACCTGTGGAGCAATTGGATTTATTGGATTTTTAA
- a CDS encoding sodium/glutamate symporter, giving the protein MFELVDAFFAFIVLGILIAIARSIRQHIGILRSLFIPSSIVAGVLALLCGPQVLGAIVPVESPLAQGLFPETMRQVWSQSPGIFINVVFATLFLGEAIPSPREIWRKASPQVAFGQTLAWGQYVVGLLLTLLILTPLLGLDPIAGALIEIAFEGGHGTAAGMAATFDKLGFPEGAELALGLATVGIVSGIVSGTILSAWGRRKGHIAVSSTAQSSGSNEGTAHDPTSEIRAARARLMRDMLIDPLSLNLGFVAIAIAIGWLLLQGLISLEAVTWGRGGTEIMTYVPLFPMALVGGLIFQLIMVRLGRSLLVDPDLMKRIAGVALDVTIVTALASISLQVLGENFLAFLILSIAGIVWNIWAFLFLGPRLLPSYWFERGIGDVGQSMGVTATGIVLLRMVDPQNRSGAFESFAYKQLFFEPIVGGGLFTAAAPALIVELGSVKVLILTGALLAFWIIFGLYNFRQIARRSQKGF; this is encoded by the coding sequence GTGTTTGAATTAGTCGATGCTTTTTTTGCCTTTATCGTGCTCGGAATTTTAATCGCGATCGCGCGGTCCATCCGACAGCATATCGGGATTTTGCGATCGTTATTCATCCCGAGTTCGATCGTGGCGGGGGTGTTAGCCTTGTTATGCGGGCCGCAAGTGCTCGGGGCGATCGTTCCCGTCGAGTCTCCCCTCGCTCAAGGCTTATTTCCCGAAACCATGCGCCAAGTTTGGAGCCAATCTCCGGGAATTTTTATTAATGTCGTGTTCGCCACCCTTTTTCTCGGCGAAGCGATTCCCAGTCCCCGGGAAATTTGGCGAAAAGCATCCCCTCAAGTCGCTTTCGGTCAAACCCTTGCTTGGGGTCAATATGTAGTTGGTTTATTACTGACCCTGTTAATTTTAACGCCGCTATTGGGTCTCGATCCGATCGCCGGAGCGCTGATCGAAATTGCCTTTGAAGGAGGACACGGAACGGCTGCGGGAATGGCCGCTACTTTCGATAAGTTAGGCTTTCCTGAAGGGGCGGAGTTAGCATTAGGATTGGCGACGGTCGGCATCGTTTCCGGGATCGTTTCCGGGACGATTTTATCGGCGTGGGGACGGCGCAAAGGTCATATTGCCGTCTCTTCGACGGCGCAATCGTCAGGGTCGAATGAGGGAACGGCACACGATCCTACCTCGGAAATACGGGCGGCGAGAGCGCGATTGATGCGAGATATGCTCATCGATCCGCTCTCGTTAAATTTGGGATTTGTGGCGATCGCGATCGCGATCGGTTGGCTGCTATTACAAGGGTTAATTTCTTTAGAAGCTGTCACCTGGGGTCGCGGTGGTACAGAGATTATGACCTACGTTCCCCTGTTTCCAATGGCTCTCGTCGGCGGCTTAATTTTTCAATTAATAATGGTGCGTTTGGGTCGCAGTTTGTTGGTCGATCCCGACTTAATGAAACGCATTGCCGGAGTTGCTTTAGACGTGACCATCGTTACCGCGCTCGCTTCGATTTCGCTGCAAGTTTTGGGCGAGAATTTCCTCGCGTTTCTGATTCTCTCGATTGCCGGGATTGTCTGGAATATTTGGGCGTTTCTGTTTCTCGGTCCGCGTCTTTTGCCGTCCTATTGGTTCGAGCGCGGCATCGGAGATGTGGGTCAATCGATGGGGGTGACGGCGACTGGAATTGTGTTATTGAGAATGGTGGATCCGCAAAATCGTTCCGGTGCGTTTGAAAGTTTCGCGTACAAACAACTGTTTTTCGAGCCGATAGTCGGTGGGGGGTTATTTACGGCTGCGGCTCCTGCTTTAATTGTCGAACTCGGTTCGGTGAAAGTGTTAATATTGACGGGGGCTTTACTGGCATTTTGGATTATTTTTGGACTTTATAATTTCCGCCAAATTGCTCGCAGAAGTCAAAAAGGTTTCTAG
- a CDS encoding Crp/Fnr family transcriptional regulator: MPPTLKAVLETERRHPREERRLHFYAKGETIPVLAQGVWQVGQGLVQLSTLYPTGEEGLLGWVGPSMCFSLWLSCLETYQAKALSDVYLMWFSVTEVESSPRLAQEMLPQLARRLRQVEAMLAIAGQRRVEDRLHQLLLLLKQEIGQPVSQGTRLLVRLTHQDIASAIGTSRVTVTRMLGKLRKEGAIDLDAKRHLIIRDTPLSHLRNGSVLRHGF; the protein is encoded by the coding sequence ATGCCCCCAACATTAAAAGCTGTCCTAGAAACAGAACGGCGCCATCCCAGAGAAGAACGCCGACTGCATTTTTACGCCAAAGGAGAGACTATCCCCGTTTTAGCACAAGGGGTTTGGCAAGTCGGTCAGGGTTTAGTGCAACTGAGCACCCTTTATCCGACAGGCGAAGAAGGTTTACTCGGTTGGGTGGGTCCGTCAATGTGTTTTAGCTTGTGGTTGAGTTGTCTGGAAACGTATCAAGCTAAAGCCCTTTCCGATGTTTATTTAATGTGGTTTTCGGTGACAGAAGTCGAATCCTCTCCCAGACTGGCTCAAGAAATGTTACCCCAACTCGCCCGCCGTTTGCGCCAAGTGGAAGCGATGTTGGCGATCGCGGGTCAGCGACGAGTGGAAGATCGGTTGCATCAGTTGTTATTGCTATTAAAACAAGAAATAGGGCAACCTGTCTCACAAGGAACCCGGTTGCTGGTTCGTTTAACGCACCAAGATATCGCCAGCGCGATCGGGACGAGTCGGGTTACAGTCACGCGCATGTTGGGTAAGTTGCGTAAAGAAGGGGCGATCGACCTCGATGCCAAACGCCATTTGATTATCCGAGATACTCCATTATCTCACTTAAGAAATGGATCGGTTTTACGTCACGGTTTTTAG
- a CDS encoding tetratricopeptide repeat-containing S1 family peptidase, with product MSRNYSQFDSLTAILAGTITVAGLVTFAPSPIFAKSAQEIAQIAVPVTVQINGESSKAIRSGSGFIIAKDGTKYTILTCDHVIDDSQFSYNIRTHTGKDYSVTSIVRLAQNQNQPDLAIVTFSSTESYPVVTLSNSDRTAIGSEIFVFGYPANILNKKVGTNRNFEFSPGFVTSLLDNHPSGYTLRYNAITKGGMSGGPVFDSEGRVIGIHGQGDRDYDWVLDNQGKPTGRTPTKTGFNSAIPINMFLSKLSEVGLNRSAFAIDDSPTTNVPIAVDNPNNAQTFYVRGLSRFDRADFSGAIADFTQAIQNQQNYSEAFFYRALAYFELDDLGKSLVDYTTALEIAPAYADAYYNRALVRAEMGDLLGSIDDYTQVIRLDRTFAAAYNNRGLALSDLGDQQQAIDDFNQALHINPGRSNTYFNRGLALFRIGNYRAALADYTQAIQLNPNYAKAYANRGITLAKIGDRQGAISDLQQAARLFEAQGMSADAQKASEMASQLQQ from the coding sequence ATGAGTAGAAATTATTCCCAGTTTGATTCTCTCACCGCTATTCTAGCAGGAACCATCACTGTTGCTGGGCTTGTTACATTTGCACCGTCACCCATTTTTGCTAAATCTGCCCAAGAAATTGCTCAAATAGCTGTTCCAGTCACTGTTCAAATTAATGGCGAATCTAGTAAGGCAATAAGGAGCGGTTCTGGATTCATTATTGCCAAAGATGGTACAAAATATACAATTTTAACTTGCGACCATGTTATTGATGATTCTCAATTCAGCTATAACATTCGTACTCATACCGGAAAAGATTATTCAGTAACTAGCATTGTCCGATTAGCGCAAAATCAAAATCAACCAGATTTAGCAATCGTAACGTTTAGTAGTACCGAATCTTATCCTGTTGTCACCTTGAGCAATTCAGATAGAACAGCTATTGGCTCTGAAATTTTTGTTTTTGGATATCCAGCTAATATTTTGAATAAAAAAGTTGGAACTAACCGTAATTTTGAGTTTTCACCAGGATTTGTGACCAGCCTTCTCGACAACCATCCTTCAGGTTACACTTTACGCTACAACGCTATTACTAAAGGTGGCATGAGTGGAGGACCTGTATTTGATAGTGAAGGCCGAGTTATTGGAATTCATGGACAGGGAGATCGCGATTACGATTGGGTGCTAGATAATCAAGGCAAACCTACAGGTAGAACGCCAACAAAAACGGGATTTAATTCAGCAATTCCGATTAATATGTTTCTCTCTAAATTGTCAGAAGTAGGATTAAATCGTTCGGCATTCGCGATCGACGATTCACCAACTACAAACGTACCTATTGCTGTCGATAACCCCAATAATGCACAAACTTTTTACGTTCGCGGTTTAAGCCGATTCGATCGCGCTGACTTTTCTGGTGCTATTGCCGATTTTACTCAGGCAATTCAAAACCAACAAAACTACTCAGAAGCGTTTTTTTATCGAGCTTTAGCCTATTTTGAACTAGATGATTTAGGTAAAAGTTTAGTAGATTACACGACAGCTCTTGAGATCGCTCCCGCTTATGCCGATGCTTATTATAATCGTGCCTTAGTTCGTGCAGAGATGGGCGATCTACTCGGTTCTATTGACGATTACACCCAAGTTATCCGTCTAGACCGTACATTTGCCGCCGCTTATAATAACCGAGGATTAGCCTTATCCGATCTGGGAGATCAACAACAAGCAATTGATGACTTTAATCAAGCCTTGCACATCAATCCCGGGAGATCGAATACTTATTTCAATCGAGGTTTAGCTCTTTTTCGGATTGGCAATTATCGTGCTGCCTTAGCCGATTACACCCAAGCGATTCAACTGAATCCGAACTATGCAAAAGCCTATGCAAATCGAGGTATTACCTTAGCCAAAATAGGCGATCGCCAAGGGGCTATTTCCGATTTACAACAAGCAGCCCGTTTATTTGAAGCTCAAGGAATGAGTGCAGATGCTCAAAAAGCATCAGAAATGGCTAGTCAACTCCAACAGTAA
- a CDS encoding Tat pathway signal protein, with the protein MQPLSGVLSSILQGNGNTNSEIPTDAARRIRIADQEFIRRNFTNNRTELAQNGSGVESSISRLWGRQKQESVGANVGFGFVQKFQDQYSDAKISGPTLCGIHNVQKVLADQRLTPPDIANLLLPTRSTFDDWGSWGGDTDGSVGRNPNVAFSQYNSLTGRVTSRYELVEPGPKGFGRVEFTVEGRNQPRRTILLTVRF; encoded by the coding sequence GTGCAACCTCTTTCCGGGGTTTTATCTTCGATTTTGCAAGGAAATGGAAATACGAATAGCGAAATTCCTACAGATGCGGCTCGCCGAATTCGTATTGCCGACCAAGAATTTATTAGACGAAATTTTACCAACAACCGAACCGAGTTAGCCCAAAATGGCAGTGGAGTTGAATCGAGTATTAGTCGGTTGTGGGGTCGGCAAAAACAAGAAAGCGTGGGTGCTAATGTCGGTTTTGGCTTTGTCCAGAAATTTCAAGATCAATATAGTGATGCGAAAATTTCTGGGCCAACATTATGTGGAATTCATAATGTCCAAAAAGTGCTGGCCGACCAACGGTTAACTCCGCCCGATATTGCCAATCTTCTTTTACCAACGCGCTCTACTTTTGACGATTGGGGTTCTTGGGGTGGGGATACCGATGGCTCTGTGGGTAGAAATCCAAATGTCGCTTTCAGTCAATATAATTCTTTAACGGGAAGGGTTACATCTCGCTATGAGTTAGTAGAACCCGGACCCAAGGGTTTTGGTCGGGTGGAGTTTACGGTGGAGGGCAGAAATCAACCGAGGCGAACTATATTGTTGACGGTTAGATTCTAG
- a CDS encoding ATP-binding protein → MDINEVLKLADSLIFMKTGKHLDHLQEAVLRGTVEGKTYTEIAAETYQSEGHVRNTGSELWQILSKELRQEINKSNFRSIIKKVEFNDFSAENVGHVTVNNVNFCSEATQTNKPRYKKKKGRSQPYQYLGEIPEISGFYGRQEELKILENSIFNKNSRLITILGARGIGKTTLIVQLLQQIKPQFDYIIYRSLCFSPPPEVTLRTLLEFFSKSNVANPLEANPLENQIFQLLDYLRKYRCLIVFDDLQKLFSSQKLAGDYQPELESYQRLFKLISEVNHNSCFLLISSEKPREVAAYQKKDKDDPILVLRGLQIGAAEALLKEYQLTDEESWKTLIDTYNANPMWLKLTATVIQELCGGRVAEFLQFETPVIPEALADLLNDSFKRLTDSEKAILDRLTEEEKPVTLGHLCKHMSISLTDVFNALHSLKSRFLVEAIEDEKKTFFLVNQVIREYTTRSRSHL, encoded by the coding sequence ATGGACATTAACGAAGTGCTAAAACTCGCCGATTCACTCATTTTTATGAAAACGGGCAAGCACTTAGACCATCTGCAAGAAGCGGTCTTACGCGGAACCGTTGAAGGAAAAACCTATACGGAAATTGCGGCAGAAACCTATCAAAGTGAAGGTCATGTGAGAAATACCGGATCGGAACTTTGGCAAATCTTATCAAAAGAATTACGTCAAGAAATTAATAAATCTAACTTTCGCTCGATTATTAAAAAAGTAGAATTTAATGATTTTTCCGCCGAAAACGTAGGTCATGTAACTGTTAATAATGTAAATTTTTGTAGTGAAGCCACACAAACAAATAAACCTAGATATAAAAAGAAAAAAGGAAGAAGCCAACCCTATCAATACTTGGGTGAAATTCCAGAAATTAGCGGGTTTTACGGGAGACAAGAAGAACTCAAAATCTTAGAAAACTCGATTTTCAATAAAAATAGTCGGCTGATTACTATCTTAGGAGCTAGGGGGATTGGCAAAACTACTCTAATAGTTCAATTGTTACAACAGATTAAACCCCAATTTGATTATATTATTTATCGAAGTCTCTGTTTTTCTCCTCCTCCAGAAGTGACCCTCCGTACCCTACTCGAATTTTTCTCTAAATCAAACGTTGCCAATCCGCTTGAAGCCAATCCGCTTGAAAATCAAATCTTTCAACTCCTCGACTACCTACGAAAATATCGCTGTTTAATTGTTTTTGACGATCTGCAGAAATTATTTTCCAGCCAAAAACTCGCCGGAGATTATCAGCCTGAACTTGAGAGTTATCAACGCTTATTTAAACTAATTTCAGAAGTTAACCATAATAGTTGTTTTCTATTAATTAGCTCGGAAAAACCACGAGAGGTTGCTGCTTATCAAAAAAAAGATAAGGATGACCCGATACTTGTTTTAAGAGGTTTACAGATCGGAGCGGCTGAAGCACTTCTTAAGGAATATCAGCTCACTGATGAGGAAAGTTGGAAAACTTTAATTGATACTTACAATGCAAATCCGATGTGGTTGAAACTAACTGCAACGGTAATTCAGGAGTTGTGTGGGGGGAGAGTTGCAGAATTTTTGCAATTTGAGACTCCGGTCATTCCTGAAGCGCTAGCCGATTTATTAAATGATAGTTTCAAACGGTTGACAGATTCAGAAAAAGCAATTCTCGATCGCCTCACGGAAGAAGAAAAACCAGTGACTTTAGGACATCTTTGTAAACATATGTCAATATCATTAACTGATGTATTCAATGCCCTACACTCTCTGAAAAGTAGATTTTTAGTTGAGGCGATCGAAGATGAGAAAAAAACTTTTTTTTTAGTAAATCAAGTGATTAGGGAGTATACAACACGATCTCGATCTCATTTATAA
- a CDS encoding DUF1810 domain-containing protein, which produces MQDDPYNLKRFLDAQAISYERALGELKAGRKRSHWMWYIFPQYRGLGLSFTSRCYAIHSLAEARAYLAHPVLGDRLRECTTTVLQIPGRSAREIFGSPDDLKFRSCATLFAVASPADGVFVQALERFYDGERDPKTLELLALDE; this is translated from the coding sequence ATGCAAGACGATCCGTATAACTTAAAGCGGTTCCTCGACGCGCAAGCCATAAGCTACGAGCGCGCTTTAGGCGAACTGAAAGCGGGACGGAAGCGATCGCATTGGATGTGGTACATTTTCCCGCAATATCGAGGCTTGGGCTTGAGTTTTACGTCCAGATGCTACGCCATCCACAGCCTCGCCGAAGCGAGAGCTTATTTAGCTCATCCGGTGTTGGGCGATCGCTTGCGGGAATGCACGACAACGGTGTTGCAGATTCCGGGGCGATCGGCTCGTGAGATCTTCGGGTCTCCCGACGACTTGAAATTTCGATCTTGTGCGACCTTATTCGCGGTGGCATCCCCCGCCGATGGGGTGTTCGTGCAAGCCTTAGAGCGATTTTATGACGGGGAGCGCGATCCGAAGACTTTGGAGTTGTTGGCATTGGATGAGTGA
- a CDS encoding HAD-IB family phosphatase, producing MKRIVFCDFDGTITTQDTFVKMMREFAPECARDLLPEIYALRLSLRDGIRQTLESIPSRRYGEILDFIRPEPRRSGFVEFLDFLDARNVPIVVVSGGLRGMVETVLGDVRSRILAIHAVEADTRGEYLRISSQFEGGTELVAKVKAIEHYAPEQAVAIGDSVTDLNMALHAPIVFARERLADYLEARDRPYFPWNDFFDIRDRLQQLWEI from the coding sequence ATGAAAAGAATCGTTTTCTGTGACTTTGACGGCACCATTACCACACAAGATACATTTGTGAAGATGATGCGCGAGTTCGCCCCGGAATGCGCTCGCGATTTGCTCCCGGAGATCTACGCTTTGCGCTTGAGCTTGCGCGATGGCATCCGTCAGACCCTCGAATCGATTCCCTCGCGGCGCTATGGGGAAATTCTCGACTTCATCCGTCCGGAACCGAGGCGATCGGGTTTTGTGGAGTTTCTCGACTTTCTCGACGCCCGCAACGTCCCTATTGTTGTGGTTTCCGGCGGATTGCGCGGCATGGTCGAAACGGTTCTGGGGGATGTGCGATCGCGGATCCTCGCCATCCACGCCGTCGAAGCGGACACGAGGGGGGAATATTTGCGGATTTCTTCTCAGTTTGAAGGGGGAACCGAGTTGGTCGCCAAGGTCAAGGCGATCGAACATTATGCCCCGGAACAAGCGGTGGCGATCGGCGATTCCGTCACCGATTTGAATATGGCCCTTCACGCCCCGATCGTCTTTGCCAGAGAACGACTCGCGGACTATTTAGAAGCCCGCGATCGCCCTTATTTCCCCTGGAATGACTTTTTTGACATCCGCGATCGGCTGCAGCAATTATGGGAAATATAG
- a CDS encoding CpcT/CpeT family chromophore lyase — protein sequence MQKNRRTSWRSHLGRVRTGRRVNFLLYPARFPGADLGSFPGAVRITNSVVVNDNGMETGDRGFDAAGKQLWGADEKPYRFRKIADTAAQK from the coding sequence TTGCAAAAAAATCGTCGAACGTCATGGCGGTCGCATCTGGGTCGAGTCCGAACCGGGAGAAGGGTCAATTTTTTACTTTACCCTGCCCGATTCCCCGGCGCCGACTTAGGGTCGTTCCCGGGGGCCGTTCGCATCACCAACAGCGTCGTCGTGAATGACAACGGGATGGAGACCGGGGATCGGGGCTTCGATGCGGCGGGGAAGCAGCTATGGGGAGCGGATGAAAAACCGTATCGCTTTCGCAAAATTGCCGATACGGCGGCTCAAAAGTGA